The following proteins are co-located in the Siansivirga zeaxanthinifaciens CC-SAMT-1 genome:
- the tsf gene encoding translation elongation factor Ts produces MESTVKITAAEVNKLRQATGAGMMDCKKALVEAGGDFDKAIDVLRKKGQKVAEKRADRDSSEGAAVAKVNADNTSGVAIVLGCETDFVGKNENFVKLANDLADLALNFDTKEAFLAADFGGMTVADKLVEQTGVIGEKLDITAFEKLDAPYVGYYVHINKIAALVGLSAKVDNAETLVKDVAMQVASMGASTLSYKDFDPAYIASETEARIAVIEKDNEELARLGKTLKNVPKYISMAQLTPEVLAQAEEDAKAELKAEGKPEQIWDRILPGKLERFISDNTTLDQEKCLLDQNFIKDEKINVAKYVVSYGDVVITDFKRASVG; encoded by the coding sequence ATGGAATCTACAGTAAAAATTACAGCAGCAGAAGTTAATAAATTAAGACAAGCAACTGGTGCAGGAATGATGGATTGTAAAAAAGCTTTAGTTGAAGCTGGTGGTGATTTTGATAAAGCAATTGATGTACTTCGTAAAAAAGGACAAAAAGTAGCAGAAAAAAGAGCCGATAGAGACTCTTCTGAAGGTGCTGCTGTTGCTAAAGTAAATGCAGATAACACTTCGGGTGTTGCAATTGTTTTAGGTTGTGAAACTGACTTTGTTGGTAAAAACGAAAATTTCGTAAAATTAGCTAACGACTTAGCCGATTTAGCCTTAAACTTCGACACAAAAGAAGCCTTTTTAGCTGCAGATTTTGGTGGTATGACAGTTGCCGATAAATTAGTAGAACAAACAGGTGTTATTGGTGAAAAATTAGACATCACTGCTTTCGAAAAATTAGATGCACCTTATGTAGGTTACTATGTTCACATTAATAAAATTGCTGCTTTGGTTGGTTTATCTGCAAAAGTAGATAACGCTGAAACTTTAGTGAAAGATGTAGCTATGCAAGTAGCTTCTATGGGAGCTTCTACATTATCTTACAAAGATTTCGATCCTGCTTATATCGCTTCTGAAACTGAAGCTAGAATTGCAGTTATCGAGAAAGATAACGAAGAATTAGCACGTTTAGGTAAAACACTTAAAAATGTTCCTAAATACATTTCTATGGCGCAATTAACTCCAGAAGTTTTAGCGCAAGCTGAAGAAGATGCTAAAGCAGAATTAAAAGCTGAAGGTAAACCAGAACAAATCTGGGATAGAATTTTACCAGGTAAATTAGAGCGTTTTATTTCTGATAACACAACACTTGATCAAGAGAAATGTTTATTAGATCAAAACTTTATTAAAGACGAAAAAATAAATGTTGCTAAATATGTAGTATCTTATGGAGACGTTGTTATTACAGATTTCAAAAGAGCTTCTGTTGGATAG
- the pyrH gene encoding UMP kinase, whose protein sequence is MKYKRILLKLSGEALMGNRQYGIDPERLAEYAKDIKTITDKGVEVAIVIGGGNIFRGVSGASNGMDRVQGDHMGMLATVINGLALQSALEDTGIPTRLQSAIKINEVAEPFIRRRAMRHLEKGRVVIFGGGTGNPYFTTDSAAVLRAIEIEADVILKGTRVDGIYNADPEKDDKAVKFNFISFEDVLKKGLKVMDTTAFTLSQENELPIIVFDMNKKGNLLKVVSGENVGTEVNI, encoded by the coding sequence ATGAAATATAAACGCATCCTACTAAAATTATCTGGTGAAGCCTTAATGGGAAATCGCCAATATGGAATAGATCCAGAACGCTTAGCTGAATACGCAAAAGACATTAAAACGATAACCGATAAAGGTGTTGAAGTTGCCATAGTAATTGGTGGTGGTAACATTTTTAGAGGCGTTTCTGGAGCTAGCAATGGCATGGATCGTGTTCAAGGAGACCACATGGGGATGCTGGCAACTGTAATAAACGGTTTAGCTTTACAAAGTGCCTTAGAAGATACTGGCATTCCAACCAGATTACAATCTGCTATAAAAATAAATGAAGTTGCAGAACCCTTTATTAGAAGAAGAGCAATGCGCCATCTAGAAAAAGGCCGTGTTGTTATTTTTGGTGGAGGCACTGGAAACCCTTACTTTACAACCGATTCGGCTGCTGTTTTAAGAGCCATTGAAATTGAAGCCGATGTTATTTTAAAAGGTACTCGTGTAGATGGTATTTACAATGCCGACCCAGAGAAAGATGATAAAGCAGTGAAATTTAATTTCATATCTTTCGAAGACGTTTTAAAGAAAGGCTTAAAAGTAATGGATACAACGGCCTTTACTTTAAGTCAAGAAAACGAACTACCTATCATTGTTTTTGATATGAATAAAAAAGGAAACTTACTTAAAGTAGTTTCTGGCGAAAATGTAGGTACAGAAGTGAATATTTAA
- a CDS encoding YgiQ family radical SAM protein, with amino-acid sequence MQELKLSDWLPTTNKEVKIRGWQELDVILFSGDAYVDHPTFGPAVIGRLLESFGLRVAIVPQPNVNDNLQDFVKLGKPRLFFGVTGGCMDPMISNYNANKKRRDKDAYTPNGEIGFRPDYASTVYSNILKEKWPDTPVLIGGIEGSLRRVTHYDYWSDKLMPTILESSKADMLVYGMGEQPLREIIRLLEKGVPFKSINTVNQTAVLLNKGEEIPKNKNWEDVEIASHEVCLKDKKAYASNFKIIEQESNKLAARRIFQRVGDKMLMINPPYPTMTEEEIDASFDLPYTRLPHPKYNKRGPIPAFEMIKFSINIHRGCFGGCSFCTISAHQGKFIASRSKESILREVDTVANMPDFKGYLSDIGGPSANMYKMKGKIQSICDKCVAPSCISPVICSNLDTSHKPLTELYQAVDSHPKVKKSFIGSGIRHDMLVPEFNRNADPKELDDYTEEVMTKHVSGRLKVAPEHTSDPVLKLMRKPSFSYFHKFKERFDKINIKNKLNLQLIPYFISNHPACEVEDMANLAAETKDMGFQLEQVQGFTPTPMTVATVIYYSGYHPYTLKKVKTPKTRKEKDEQHRFFFWYKDENKAWIKNTLNKLGRHDLLKVLLPENDSWRKNKPGKTKHTFDDAVPFNQRKNKAKFKPKKK; translated from the coding sequence ATGCAAGAATTAAAACTTTCAGATTGGTTACCTACCACAAACAAAGAGGTGAAAATACGCGGTTGGCAAGAACTAGATGTTATCTTATTTAGTGGCGATGCCTATGTAGACCATCCAACCTTTGGACCGGCGGTTATTGGTCGTTTGTTAGAAAGTTTTGGCTTGAGAGTAGCCATTGTTCCGCAGCCCAATGTTAACGATAATTTACAGGATTTTGTTAAGCTTGGAAAACCCCGTTTGTTTTTTGGAGTTACCGGTGGTTGTATGGATCCTATGATTAGCAATTATAATGCTAATAAAAAGCGACGTGATAAAGATGCCTATACACCCAATGGTGAAATTGGGTTTAGACCCGATTATGCATCTACTGTTTACAGCAATATTTTAAAAGAAAAATGGCCAGATACACCAGTTTTAATTGGTGGTATTGAAGGCTCACTTCGTCGTGTTACCCATTACGATTATTGGAGTGATAAACTTATGCCAACTATTTTAGAATCTTCTAAAGCTGATATGTTGGTGTACGGTATGGGAGAGCAGCCTTTGCGTGAAATTATACGTTTATTAGAAAAAGGTGTACCATTTAAAAGTATTAATACAGTAAACCAAACAGCTGTACTTTTAAATAAAGGTGAAGAAATACCAAAAAATAAAAACTGGGAAGATGTTGAAATAGCATCGCACGAAGTTTGTTTAAAAGATAAAAAGGCTTACGCTTCAAACTTTAAAATTATAGAGCAGGAGTCTAATAAGTTAGCAGCACGACGTATTTTTCAGCGTGTGGGTGATAAGATGTTGATGATAAATCCACCGTATCCCACCATGACCGAAGAAGAAATTGATGCCTCTTTCGATTTACCATACACGCGTTTACCGCATCCAAAATACAACAAACGCGGACCCATACCTGCGTTTGAAATGATTAAGTTTTCCATAAACATCCATCGTGGTTGTTTTGGTGGTTGTAGCTTTTGTACTATTTCGGCACATCAAGGAAAGTTTATTGCCTCGCGTAGTAAAGAATCTATTTTGCGAGAGGTTGATACCGTTGCTAATATGCCCGATTTTAAAGGCTATTTAAGTGATATTGGTGGGCCAAGTGCGAATATGTATAAAATGAAAGGTAAAATACAGTCTATTTGCGATAAGTGTGTCGCTCCTAGTTGTATATCGCCCGTAATTTGTAGCAATTTAGATACCTCGCATAAACCGTTAACGGAATTGTATCAAGCAGTTGATAGTCATCCTAAAGTAAAAAAATCGTTTATTGGAAGTGGTATTCGACATGATATGTTGGTGCCTGAATTCAACAGGAATGCCGATCCAAAAGAGCTAGATGATTACACCGAAGAAGTCATGACCAAACATGTGTCTGGCAGACTTAAAGTGGCACCCGAACACACCAGTGATCCTGTATTGAAATTAATGCGAAAACCATCGTTTAGTTACTTCCATAAGTTTAAAGAGCGATTTGATAAAATCAATATTAAGAATAAACTGAATTTACAGTTAATTCCATATTTTATTTCCAATCATCCTGCTTGCGAGGTCGAAGATATGGCTAATCTAGCTGCCGAAACTAAAGACATGGGCTTCCAGTTGGAGCAAGTGCAAGGGTTTACACCAACACCTATGACGGTTGCTACCGTAATTTATTATAGTGGCTATCATCCATACACACTAAAAAAGGTAAAAACACCAAAAACCCGAAAGGAAAAAGACGAGCAACACCGTTTTTTCTTTTGGTATAAAGACGAAAACAAAGCTTGGATAAAAAATACCTTAAATAAATTAGGGCGTCACGATTTACTAAAAGTTTTATTGCCTGAAAACGATTCATGGCGTAAAAACAAACCAGGTAAAACAAAACATACGTTTGATGATGCTGTGCCGTTTAATCAA
- the frr gene encoding ribosome recycling factor: protein MNEDIQFILDSAKESMDSAIKHLEKQFVNIRAGKASPAMLGSVLVNYYGSPTPLSQVANVNTPDGRTITVQPWEKNMLQEIEKGIMIANLGFNPMNNGDTIIINVPPLTEERRKDLAKQAKAAAEDAKIGVRAARKDANNEIKKSDDVSEDLKKNAEIDVQNMTDRYVKKIDDLFENKEKEIMTV, encoded by the coding sequence ATGAACGAAGACATACAATTCATATTAGATAGCGCTAAAGAATCGATGGATAGTGCAATAAAGCATCTAGAAAAACAGTTTGTTAATATTAGAGCAGGAAAAGCTAGCCCAGCTATGCTTGGTAGTGTTTTAGTAAATTATTACGGTTCGCCAACGCCTTTAAGTCAAGTAGCTAACGTAAATACTCCCGATGGTAGAACCATTACGGTACAGCCATGGGAAAAAAATATGTTACAAGAAATTGAAAAAGGCATTATGATAGCTAATCTTGGTTTTAACCCAATGAATAATGGTGATACCATTATAATTAACGTACCGCCACTTACAGAAGAGCGTAGAAAAGATTTAGCAAAACAAGCTAAAGCTGCTGCCGAAGATGCTAAAATTGGCGTTCGAGCAGCTAGAAAAGATGCTAACAACGAGATAAAAAAATCGGATGATGTATCTGAAGATTTAAAGAAAAATGCAGAGATTGATGTACAAAATATGACCGACAGGTACGTCAAAAAAATTGATGACCTTTTTGAAAATAAAGAAAAGGAAATCATGACAGTATAA
- the rpsI gene encoding 30S ribosomal protein S9, with amino-acid sequence MEVIHKIGRRKTAVARVYVAPGKGNITVNKKELNTYFPTSTLQYKVNQPLVMTNNDGNFDITVNVIGGGITGQAEAVRLAISRAMCEVDAENRLTLKPEGLLTRDPRMVERKKFGQKKARKKFQFSKR; translated from the coding sequence ATGGAAGTAATTCACAAAATTGGTCGTCGTAAGACCGCAGTTGCTCGTGTTTATGTTGCTCCAGGAAAAGGTAACATCACAGTAAACAAAAAAGAATTAAACACTTACTTTCCAACATCAACTTTACAATATAAAGTTAACCAACCATTAGTAATGACTAATAACGATGGTAACTTTGATATTACAGTTAATGTTATAGGTGGTGGTATTACTGGTCAAGCTGAAGCTGTTCGTTTAGCTATCTCTCGTGCTATGTGCGAAGTAGATGCAGAAAACAGACTTACACTTAAACCAGAAGGTTTGTTAACAAGAGATCCAAGAATGGTAGAGCGTAAAAAATTCGGTCAGAAAAAAGCGCGTAAGAAATTCCAATTCTCTAAACGTTAA
- the rplM gene encoding 50S ribosomal protein L13, translating to MDTLSYKTISANKATADKQWVVVDAEGQSLGRLASKVAILLRGKHKPSFTPHVDCGDNVIVINSEKINLTGNKWNDKTYIRHTGYPGGQRSLTATEMFGKDPARLVEKSVKGMLPKNKLGAALFRNLNVVVGSEHTHAAQKPTAINLNEFK from the coding sequence GTGGACACATTAAGCTACAAAACGATTTCAGCTAACAAAGCTACTGCAGATAAGCAGTGGGTAGTAGTTGACGCTGAAGGTCAATCTTTGGGCCGTTTAGCCTCTAAAGTTGCAATACTTTTAAGAGGGAAACACAAGCCTAGCTTCACACCACACGTTGATTGTGGAGATAACGTAATTGTTATAAACTCTGAAAAAATCAACTTAACTGGTAACAAATGGAACGATAAAACGTACATTCGTCACACTGGTTACCCAGGTGGTCAAAGAAGTTTAACTGCTACCGAAATGTTTGGAAAAGATCCAGCTAGGTTAGTAGAAAAATCAGTAAAAGGAATGTTACCTAAAAACAAATTAGGTGCTGCATTATTCCGTAATTTAAACGTTGTTGTTGGTTCAGAGCACACACATGCTGCACAAAAACCAACTGCAATTAACTTAAACGAATTCAAGTAA
- the rpsB gene encoding 30S ribosomal protein S2 has product MAVEVKELLEAGVHFGHLTRKWDPNMAPYVYMERNGIHIINLYKTAAKIDEAGAALAKIAASGRKILFVATKKQAKDIVAEKAGAINMPYITERWPGGMLTNFITIRKAVKKMASIDRMKKDGTFMTLSKKERLQVDRLRAKLEKNLGSISDMTRLPGALFVVDIKREHIAIKEAQKLNIPIFAMVDTNSDPRQVDYVIPANDDASKSIDKILTHVTASIAAGLAERKSDKDVEDTEVVAKPKKAAAKKVTADEEE; this is encoded by the coding sequence ATGGCAGTAGAAGTAAAAGAATTACTTGAAGCAGGTGTACACTTTGGACACCTTACTCGTAAGTGGGACCCAAACATGGCTCCTTACGTATATATGGAGCGTAATGGTATCCATATTATAAACTTATATAAAACAGCGGCTAAAATTGATGAAGCAGGAGCAGCATTAGCTAAAATTGCAGCATCAGGTCGTAAAATTTTATTCGTTGCAACAAAAAAACAAGCAAAAGATATCGTAGCTGAAAAAGCTGGCGCTATTAACATGCCTTACATTACAGAAAGATGGCCAGGTGGTATGCTAACTAACTTCATCACTATTAGAAAAGCGGTTAAAAAAATGGCTTCTATCGATAGAATGAAGAAAGATGGTACTTTTATGACACTTTCTAAAAAAGAGCGTTTACAAGTAGATCGTTTAAGAGCTAAGTTAGAGAAAAACTTAGGTTCTATTAGCGATATGACGCGTTTACCAGGTGCTTTATTTGTTGTTGACATTAAGCGTGAGCATATCGCGATTAAAGAAGCTCAAAAATTAAACATTCCTATTTTCGCAATGGTAGATACCAACTCAGACCCACGTCAAGTTGATTATGTAATCCCTGCAAATGATGATGCTTCTAAATCTATCGATAAAATCTTAACTCACGTAACAGCTTCTATCGCTGCTGGTTTAGCAGAGAGAAAATCTGATAAAGATGTTGAAGATACTGAAGTAGTTGCAAAACCTAAAAAGGCAGCAGCTAAAAAAGTAACAGCAGACGAAGAAGAATAA
- a CDS encoding efflux RND transporter permease subunit, translating to MLKLLTKHFWDVVARLILRNKIVILVGIILITVFFSTKWKNMRFTNTEANLLPDDHEVNLVYNNFLKVFGEEGNLIVLGVKDSTLLTVKNLNAWNNLAQTFKKYPEVETVVSIKDLQKLVKDTKNEKFKLEPFIKDSIKSFSEIEILENDLFNKYPFYDNFLFNKSSKTFRTAIYLKKDIVNTQARKLFIQNNLVPIIEDFETKTNLDIHVSGMPYIRTLNSQNIVDEIGLFVGAALLITSLIFFFFFRSFRATLISLLVVCIGVMWTLGILGLLNYEITVLTALIPPLIIVIGIPNCIFLINKYQHEVKLHGNKVKSLQRVITKVGNATLMTNVTTACGFATFILTESKLLKEFGVVASLSILAIFLLCLLIIPIIYTFLPYPKDRHLEHLNKRWIGGFVNWMVQMVKHNRIAIYSTSLILLILSIIGIYQIKISGSLIEDMPKKTEFFKDIRFFEKEFNGIMPLEFMIDTKRKNGVMKLSTLKRMDELQNLITEIPELSKPISVVDLVKYSKQAYYNGNTKFYQLPTSQENSFILSYAKNSSTKVDLLDNFVDSTGRYARITTFMKDIGTDKMERIEEDIQMKVNKLFPKDRYEVTMTGKAIVFQKGTTYLVKNLAISLSLAIILIALFMAYMFRSVKMIVISLIPNIIPLLVTAGLMGYLGVPIKPSTILVFSIAFGISVDDTIHFLAKYRQELQANNWKIKTSVYGALKETGVSMFYTSIVLFFGFSVFTISSFGGTVALGALVSATLLFAMLSNLLLLPSLLLSLERSIANKEVLKEPSINIIPDEDNDDDDLI from the coding sequence ATGTTAAAACTTTTAACCAAACACTTTTGGGATGTAGTAGCGAGACTTATTTTACGTAATAAAATTGTCATCCTTGTTGGCATCATTCTTATTACCGTTTTCTTTAGTACCAAGTGGAAAAACATGCGTTTCACCAACACCGAAGCGAATCTTTTACCAGACGATCACGAAGTAAATTTAGTTTATAATAATTTTTTAAAGGTTTTTGGTGAAGAAGGTAATTTAATTGTACTCGGAGTTAAAGATTCTACGTTACTAACTGTTAAGAATTTAAACGCTTGGAATAACCTTGCTCAAACGTTTAAAAAATATCCTGAGGTAGAAACTGTTGTTTCAATAAAAGATCTTCAAAAACTGGTAAAGGACACTAAAAACGAAAAGTTTAAACTAGAACCCTTCATTAAAGATTCTATCAAATCATTTTCTGAAATAGAAATATTAGAGAATGATTTATTTAACAAATACCCTTTTTACGATAACTTCCTGTTTAATAAGAGTTCAAAAACCTTTCGAACGGCGATCTACTTAAAAAAGGATATTGTAAATACTCAAGCAAGAAAACTTTTTATTCAAAATAATTTAGTTCCAATAATTGAAGACTTTGAAACAAAAACCAACTTAGATATTCACGTTTCGGGAATGCCATACATTAGAACGCTTAATTCTCAAAACATTGTAGATGAAATTGGGCTGTTTGTAGGCGCTGCGTTATTAATAACCTCACTAATCTTCTTTTTCTTTTTTCGATCGTTTAGAGCGACACTTATCTCGCTGTTGGTTGTGTGTATAGGTGTTATGTGGACGCTAGGAATTCTTGGGCTTTTAAATTATGAAATAACCGTATTAACTGCGCTTATCCCACCACTAATTATTGTAATTGGAATTCCAAATTGTATTTTCCTTATAAATAAATACCAGCACGAAGTTAAATTACATGGAAATAAGGTAAAATCGCTGCAACGTGTTATAACTAAAGTTGGAAACGCAACTTTAATGACAAATGTAACTACAGCCTGTGGTTTTGCAACTTTTATTCTTACCGAAAGTAAACTTTTAAAAGAATTTGGCGTCGTAGCTTCCTTAAGTATTTTAGCAATATTTTTACTTTGTCTTTTAATAATTCCAATTATTTACACCTTTTTACCTTATCCTAAAGACCGCCATTTAGAACACCTAAATAAACGATGGATTGGTGGTTTTGTTAATTGGATGGTTCAAATGGTAAAACATAATCGTATTGCTATTTATTCAACATCACTTATACTTTTAATTTTAAGTATTATAGGAATATATCAAATTAAAATTTCTGGAAGTCTTATTGAAGACATGCCAAAGAAAACGGAATTCTTTAAAGACATTCGTTTTTTTGAAAAAGAATTTAATGGCATCATGCCTTTAGAATTCATGATTGATACCAAGCGTAAAAATGGTGTTATGAAGCTTTCTACTTTAAAACGCATGGACGAGCTTCAAAATTTAATTACCGAAATACCCGAACTTTCAAAACCCATTTCGGTGGTAGATTTGGTTAAGTATTCTAAACAAGCATACTATAACGGTAATACGAAATTTTATCAATTACCAACGTCGCAAGAAAACAGCTTTATCTTATCGTATGCTAAAAACTCAAGTACGAAAGTCGATTTGCTAGATAACTTTGTTGATAGTACCGGTCGATATGCCAGAATTACAACTTTTATGAAAGATATTGGCACCGATAAAATGGAACGTATCGAAGAAGATATTCAAATGAAGGTTAATAAACTTTTCCCGAAAGATCGCTACGAAGTAACCATGACAGGAAAAGCTATTGTGTTTCAAAAAGGAACAACCTATTTGGTGAAAAACTTGGCTATTTCCCTATCATTAGCAATTATTTTAATTGCATTGTTTATGGCCTATATGTTTAGATCTGTAAAAATGATTGTTATTTCACTCATCCCTAATATTATTCCGCTTTTAGTAACTGCAGGTTTAATGGGGTATTTGGGAGTGCCTATAAAGCCTTCAACCATCCTGGTTTTTAGTATTGCTTTTGGTATTTCAGTAGATGACACGATACACTTTTTAGCAAAATACCGGCAAGAACTTCAGGCTAATAACTGGAAAATAAAAACATCGGTTTATGGGGCTTTAAAAGAAACGGGCGTGAGTATGTTTTACACTTCCATCGTACTTTTCTTTGGTTTCTCGGTGTTTACTATTTCAAGTTTTGGAGGTACCGTAGCATTAGGTGCTTTAGTTTCGGCAACATTACTTTTTGCAATGCTATCTAACTTACTTTTATTGCCATCTTTACTATTATCTTTAGAGCGCAGTATTGCTAATAAAGAGGTTTTAAAAGAACCATCGATAAATATTATTCCCGACGAGGATAATGACGACGATGATTTGATTTAA